The Rhododendron vialii isolate Sample 1 chromosome 6a, ASM3025357v1 genome includes a window with the following:
- the LOC131330883 gene encoding uncharacterized protein LOC131330883 has protein sequence MIMNATTDTAKLSQSEQEKLLDKLGVFKIQGRDKRGRKLLLIIGKLLPAKRVTVEALKKYLEEKIMPGLDEQPFSVVYVHTGVRRSENFPGISALRLISDAIPIDVKDRLEAVYFLHPRLQSRLFLATFGRLIFSGGLYRKVKYVSRLEFLWEHLRRKEMELPEFVYDHNEELEYHPMMDYGLESDHPRSVCSALAMVDSPFSVYSMRCIA, from the exons atgatcatGAATGCTACTACTGATACTGCGAAACTCTCTCAATCCGAGCAAGAAAAACTCCTCGACAAACTTGGAGTATTCAAGATTCAAGGCAGAGACAAACGTGGCCGGAAACTTCTCCTGATAATTGGAAAACTCCTTCCCG CAAAACGTGTGACCGTTGAGGCATTGAAAAAGTACTTGGAGGAGAAGATTATGCCTGGTTTGGATGAGCAGCCGTTCTCCGTGGTGTACGTCCACACCGGTGTTCGGAGGAGCGAGAACTTTCCTGGCATCTCGGCCCTCCGATTGATCTCCGATGCTATTCCGATTGACGTCAAAGATCGTCTCGAGGCTGTTTATTTCTTGCACCCGCGCCTGCAGTCCCGCCTTTTCCTCGCCACCTTTGGTCGTCTCATATTCAGCGGAGG GTTATACCGGAAGGTGAAGTATGTGAGCAGgttggagtttctgtgggagcacttgaggaggaaagagatgGAGTTACCGGAGTTTGTTTATGATCATAATGAGGAGTTGGAGTACCATCCGATGATGGACTATGGGTTGGAAAGTGATCACCCTAGATCGGTCTGTTCTGCGCTGGCCATGGTGGACTCTCCATTTTCCGTTTACTCCATGAGATGCATTGCCTAG
- the LOC131330312 gene encoding uncharacterized protein LOC131330312 has product MHFSTPYLDVLMNILPHPTGIPEPGITVPLQQFRPALASETVVAGRTRSSAKTSSPETNPSGKATSIGEEGQAESAPFKKKRLRKKVSTPIDSENTESATEHNPIELNDYFEEEVEAEEKKLDLSDQEPEHETSSRTSEKPRSPIIQSVPSIIPPVEPELVNVVEEDKDEDQDSLFKSAQDLLKAATSGTSGSGLGSTSQSQFSSEEVSEAKTALRMALLQNFKAVAHPARASNVKKAIDVLVKSQALGIEEVSLPHFQKEFPSMVKSYDSSTHELSKINSKLLELEAVDAELTRFSTKWIQLKEDIKTNEANITTTSTEIQDLKGKLAQAEGHLDCLRTESKTLAQHHNDLKAGSKSQKMKLNLLVEEMPSLRGQRDTLETQLASLDTSWESLKNSLGGLL; this is encoded by the exons ATGCACTTTTCCACTCCATATCTAGATGTTCTCATGAATATTTTGCCGCACCCAACTGGAATCCCTGAACCTGGCATAACTGTCCCTTTGCAACAATTTCGTCCTGCTCTG GCCTCTGAAACAGTAGTTGCTGGCAGGACAAGAAGTAGTGCTAAGACCAGTTCTCCCGAAACCAATCCTTCGGGCAAG GCCACCTCCATTGGTGAAGAAGGGCAAGCAGAATCAGCTCCCTTCAAGAAGAAAAGGTTGAGAAAGAAAGTTTCGACACCAATCGATTCTGAGAACACTGAATCTGCCACTGAACATAACCcaatc GAACTTAATGACTACTTTGAAGAAGAAGTAGAGGCAGAAGAGAAGAAACTCGACCTGTCCGACCAAGAACCTGAGCATGAAACATCCTCGAGGACTTCAGAGAAGCCTAGATCTCCAATCATCCAGTCCGTTCCATCAATCATCCCTCCTGTTGAGCCTGAGCTTGTCAATGTGGTAGAGGAAGATAAGGATGAAGACCAGGATTCTCTGTTCAAATCTGCCCAAGATCTGTTGAAAGCAGCTACCTCTGGCACCTCAGGCAGTGGGCTTGGTTCGACCTCTCAATCCCAATTCTCCTCGGAGGAAGTTTCTGAGGCCAAAACAGCCCTCAGAATGGCCTTACTTCAGAATTTTAAAGCAGTAGCTCATCCCGCCCGAGCCTCCAATGTTAAGAAGGCCATAGACGTGCTGGTAAAGTCCCAAGCCTTAGGGATAGAAGAGGTTTCACTCCCACACTTTCAAAAAGAGTTTCCTAGCATGGTCAAGTCCTACGATTCCTCTACCCATGAGCTTAGCAAGATAAATTCCAAGCTGTTAGAGCTAGAAGCTGTTGACGCGGAGCTTACCAGGTTCAGCACTAAATGGATCCAGCTGAAGGAGGATATTAAGACCAACGAAGCAAACATCACTACTACCTCCACGGAAATCCAAGACCTCAAAGGCAAATTGGCACAAGCTGAAGGTCATCTGGACTGCCTTCGGACGGAATCCAAAACTCTGGCCCAACACCATAATGATTTGAAAGCTGGATCCAAAAGCCAGAAGATGAAATTGAACCTGTTGGTTGAAGAAATGCCAAGCCTCCGTGGACAACGGGACACACTTGAAACTCAACTGGCTAGCCTTGACACTTCTTGGGAGAGTCTCAAAAACAGTCTTGGAGGCCTTCTGTAG